The Bacteroidota bacterium genome contains a region encoding:
- a CDS encoding cyclic nucleotide-binding domain-containing protein encodes MHTEDISILLRNHSFLEDLKPEYIDTILSCASNTYFPDGTKIFSEGEEAKKFYLIRTGKVAIEVNGREKGSIRILTLGPGQVLGWSWLVSPYKWHFDAYATDDVRAVALDGECLRNKCEENHDLGYELIKRFSGILEARLKATRIQLLDVYTKEIK; translated from the coding sequence ATGCATACGGAAGATATATCAATCCTGTTAAGAAATCATTCCTTCCTGGAAGATTTAAAGCCGGAATACATTGATACAATTTTATCATGCGCATCCAACACCTATTTCCCTGACGGAACAAAAATTTTTAGCGAGGGCGAGGAAGCTAAAAAGTTTTATTTGATAAGAACGGGAAAAGTAGCAATTGAAGTAAATGGAAGAGAAAAAGGTTCGATAAGAATTCTGACTCTTGGTCCCGGACAAGTGCTTGGCTGGTCCTGGCTTGTATCTCCTTACAAATGGCATTTTGATGCCTATGCAACTGACGATGTAAGAGCAGTTGCTCTTGACGGAGAATGTTTAAGAAACAAATGCGAAGAAAATCACGATCTTGGATATGAACTGATAAAAAGATTTTCAGGAATTCTTGAAGCAAGATTAAAAGCTACAAGAATACAACTATTAGATGTTTACACGAAAGAAATTAAATGA
- a CDS encoding 4Fe-4S dicluster domain-containing protein translates to MNDKNSIKVVDRNAIDGILSLLKSEGFITVAPTLRDKTIIYDEIENTSELPIGWTDEQEAGHYRIKRRNDEALFGYNVGPHSWKKYLFPPKLELFEANKNGKSFEIKTILTDSTKYAFIGVRSCELNAIQIQDKVFNNWQYKDPNYVSLRDKIFIVAVNCTQAGKTCFCVSMNTGPRAKKGFDLSITEVINPNEHYFIVESGTEKGEDILSKVENDSATEEQIFKADAEIDNTARNMGRTINTEGVKDLLLNNMEHQQWNDVATRCLTCANCTMVCPTCFCNNVEDVNDISGNHTERWRKWDSCFSLDFSKVAGGNFRTSPKARYRQWMTHKFASWIDQFGTSGCVGCGRCITWCPVGIDITKEVKAIQDNPVN, encoded by the coding sequence ATGAACGATAAAAATAGCATAAAGGTTGTTGATAGAAATGCTATTGATGGCATTTTATCACTCCTTAAAAGTGAAGGATTCATTACCGTCGCACCCACGCTTAGAGATAAAACCATTATTTACGATGAAATTGAAAATACCTCCGAGCTGCCAATCGGATGGACAGATGAACAGGAAGCAGGTCACTACAGAATAAAAAGAAGAAATGATGAAGCATTGTTCGGTTACAATGTCGGTCCCCACTCCTGGAAAAAATATCTCTTCCCACCTAAGCTTGAATTATTTGAAGCAAATAAAAACGGAAAATCTTTCGAAATCAAAACCATTCTTACCGATAGTACTAAGTATGCATTCATAGGTGTCCGCTCATGCGAGCTAAACGCAATACAAATTCAGGATAAAGTCTTTAACAACTGGCAGTATAAAGACCCTAACTACGTTTCACTGAGAGATAAAATTTTTATTGTTGCCGTTAACTGCACTCAGGCAGGAAAAACATGTTTCTGCGTTTCAATGAATACAGGTCCGCGCGCAAAAAAAGGATTTGACCTCTCAATCACTGAAGTAATAAATCCAAACGAACATTATTTCATTGTTGAATCCGGTACTGAAAAAGGCGAAGATATTTTAAGCAAAGTAGAAAATGATTCAGCAACTGAAGAACAGATTTTCAAAGCTGACGCAGAGATCGATAACACTGCCAGAAATATGGGACGCACAATTAATACTGAAGGAGTAAAAGATTTACTTCTGAACAACATGGAGCATCAGCAATGGAATGACGTTGCTACACGATGCCTTACATGCGCCAACTGCACAATGGTGTGCCCTACGTGCTTCTGCAACAACGTTGAAGACGTAAATGACATCAGCGGTAATCATACTGAACGCTGGAGAAAGTGGGATTCATGTTTCAGTCTGGATTTTTCAAAAGTTGCCGGCGGTAACTTCAGAACATCTCCTAAGGCGCGGTACCGCCAGTGGATGACACATAAATTTGCATCATGGATTGACCAGTTCGGAACATCAGGCTGTGTAGGATGCGGAAGGTGTATCACATGGTGTCCTGTCGGAATAGATATTACAAAAGAAGTAAAAGCTATACAAGATAATCCTGTTAATTAA
- a CDS encoding Ni/Fe hydrogenase subunit alpha has protein sequence MKNRTIKVDYLARVEGEGALYIKIKNGEVDDVKLKIFEPPRFFEAFLRDRKYSEAPDITARICGICPIAYQMSAVNAIENAFGQVPGGQIRELRRLIYCGEWIESHTLHLYMLHAPDFLGYPDVVHMAKDFPEVVEKALKLKRIGNDIVKTIGGREIHPINVKVGGFYKVPQKKDLKQLREDLLWARDAAIDTVKFTSTLTFPDFEQDYEFVSLCHDIEYPFNEGRIKSNKGLDISVEEYDFNFIEEHVEYSHALHSRLRARDNYFLGPIARYNLNYDKLSPIVKQVASDLKLPREINNPFKSIIVRGLETLYACDEAIRIIDQYEKPDEPSIQINPIEATGNGASEAPRGMLYHRYRINEEGLIMDAKIVPPTSQNQKTIEKDLKHFIPSRVNLPEKELVLQCEQAVRNYDPCISCATHFLKLHVEKEN, from the coding sequence ATGAAAAATAGAACAATAAAAGTTGATTACCTCGCCCGCGTTGAAGGCGAAGGCGCTTTATACATAAAAATTAAGAACGGTGAAGTTGATGATGTTAAGCTGAAAATATTTGAACCTCCTAGATTTTTTGAAGCTTTTTTAAGAGACAGAAAATATTCTGAAGCACCCGATATCACTGCAAGAATTTGCGGAATATGTCCTATTGCTTATCAGATGTCGGCAGTAAATGCTATTGAGAATGCATTCGGGCAAGTACCCGGCGGACAGATAAGAGAACTTCGCAGACTGATATATTGCGGTGAGTGGATTGAAAGCCATACGCTTCATCTTTATATGCTTCATGCTCCTGATTTTCTCGGATATCCTGATGTAGTTCACATGGCAAAAGATTTTCCGGAAGTTGTTGAAAAAGCATTGAAGCTGAAGAGAATCGGTAATGATATTGTAAAGACAATCGGCGGAAGAGAAATCCATCCAATTAATGTAAAGGTCGGCGGATTTTATAAGGTCCCGCAGAAAAAAGACCTGAAACAACTGAGAGAAGATCTGCTCTGGGCAAGAGATGCCGCAATTGATACTGTAAAGTTTACTTCTACATTGACATTCCCCGACTTTGAACAGGACTATGAATTTGTTTCTCTTTGCCATGATATTGAATATCCTTTTAATGAAGGAAGAATAAAATCGAATAAAGGATTGGATATTTCCGTTGAAGAATATGATTTTAATTTCATTGAAGAGCATGTAGAATATTCTCATGCATTACATTCAAGATTAAGAGCGAGAGATAATTATTTCTTAGGACCTATTGCAAGATATAATTTGAATTACGATAAACTATCTCCTATTGTAAAACAAGTTGCAAGCGATCTGAAATTACCAAGAGAAATAAACAATCCGTTCAAGAGTATTATTGTCAGAGGACTTGAAACTCTCTACGCCTGTGATGAGGCAATAAGAATTATTGACCAGTATGAAAAACCTGATGAGCCGAGCATTCAAATTAATCCAATTGAAGCAACCGGAAACGGCGCATCTGAAGCACCAAGAGGAATGTTATACCACAGATACAGAATAAATGAAGAGGGACTGATAATGGATGCCAAGATAGTGCCGCCAACATCACAGAATCAAAAAACGATTGAGAAAGACTTAAAACATTTTATCCCCTCAAGAGTAAATTTACCTGAAAAAGAGCTTGTGCTGCAATGCGAACAGGCAGTTAGAAATTACGACCCGTGTATTTCGTGCGCCACACACTTTTTAAAGCTCCATGTAGAAAAGGAAAATTAA
- a CDS encoding FAD/NAD(P)-binding protein gives MTFIEGNNSLLTAETNTIITDPMIPNLFTIKKIFWETDDTFTIEIESQDKSSFNFKPGQFNMLYVFGMGESAISICSDPSKNKTILHTIHRVGNVTSKLSQLKKGDTIGVRGPFGSNWDVTKFYGKDVVIVVGGIGLAPLRPAIYSIFKERKKFNRVIILYGARTALDLLYRVELEHWSKTKNVEILTTIDRGDSSWRGNIGVVTNLFNYIKLDALNTYSMVCGPEIMMKFSIEELLKLGVEEKNIYLSLERNMKCAIGFCGHCQYTSKFICKDGPVFNYSQVKDIFNLYEV, from the coding sequence ATGACATTCATCGAAGGAAATAATTCACTGTTAACCGCTGAGACGAACACAATTATTACAGACCCGATGATTCCAAACTTATTCACGATCAAAAAAATATTCTGGGAAACCGATGATACATTTACAATTGAAATAGAATCACAAGATAAAAGCAGTTTCAATTTCAAACCCGGTCAGTTCAATATGCTTTATGTTTTCGGCATGGGCGAATCTGCTATTTCAATCTGCTCTGACCCGTCTAAAAACAAAACAATTCTTCATACAATTCATAGGGTAGGAAACGTTACTTCTAAATTATCACAGCTTAAAAAAGGTGATACAATTGGAGTACGTGGTCCTTTCGGAAGTAACTGGGATGTAACAAAATTTTACGGCAAGGATGTAGTAATAGTAGTAGGAGGTATAGGCCTTGCTCCGTTACGCCCGGCAATATATTCAATTTTCAAAGAAAGAAAAAAATTCAACAGAGTAATAATTCTGTATGGAGCAAGAACAGCGCTTGACCTGCTTTACAGAGTAGAGCTTGAACACTGGTCAAAAACAAAAAATGTAGAGATACTCACTACAATTGACAGAGGTGACAGCTCTTGGCGCGGAAATATCGGAGTAGTTACAAATCTCTTCAACTACATTAAGCTTGATGCGCTTAACACTTACTCAATGGTCTGCGGTCCTGAAATTATGATGAAGTTTTCCATTGAAGAATTATTGAAGCTCGGTGTTGAAGAAAAAAATATTTATCTTTCTCTTGAAAGAAACATGAAGTGCGCAATAGGATTCTGCGGACATTGTCAGTACACATCTAAATTTATTTGTAAAGACGGTCCGGTATTTAATTATTCACAGGTAAAAGATATTTTTAATCTTTACGAGGTCTAG
- a CDS encoding oxidoreductase gives MKNKKPKLAVFKLSSCDGCQLSILDAEDELLAVLGAVDIAYFPEASSRMLPGPYDIGLIEGSVTTPHDVELARQIRKDCKVLITIGACATAGGIQALRNWKDVKEFTKIVYAHPQYISTLDRSMPVASFIHVDFELRGCPVNKYQLIDVIVAYLNNKKPNITSHSVCMECKQKGNVCVMVAHGTPCLGPVTQTGCGSICPSYDRGCYGCFGPMDSPNTSSLARNIEARGETKYDIMLAFRGFNAYSEPFRKESEVYEK, from the coding sequence ATGAAAAATAAAAAACCAAAATTAGCAGTATTTAAATTATCATCTTGTGACGGATGCCAGCTATCCATCCTTGATGCAGAAGATGAATTATTAGCTGTGCTTGGTGCTGTTGATATTGCATATTTCCCTGAAGCAAGCAGCAGAATGCTGCCCGGACCTTATGATATCGGTTTGATTGAAGGAAGCGTTACTACTCCGCACGATGTAGAGCTTGCAAGACAGATAAGAAAAGATTGTAAAGTATTAATTACAATCGGCGCCTGCGCAACTGCAGGAGGAATTCAGGCATTAAGAAACTGGAAGGATGTAAAGGAATTTACAAAGATTGTTTATGCGCATCCGCAATATATTTCTACTTTAGACAGGTCAATGCCTGTGGCATCATTTATACATGTTGATTTTGAATTGCGCGGATGCCCCGTCAATAAATATCAGTTGATAGATGTGATAGTTGCATATCTCAACAACAAAAAACCTAACATTACCTCACACTCGGTTTGTATGGAGTGTAAACAAAAAGGAAATGTATGCGTAATGGTTGCGCATGGCACTCCGTGCTTAGGTCCTGTAACTCAGACAGGCTGCGGTTCGATTTGCCCTTCTTATGACAGAGGATGCTACGGTTGTTTTGGTCCGATGGATTCACCTAACACATCTTCACTTGCAAGAAACATCGAAGCAAGAGGAGAAACAAAATATGATATAATGTTAGCGTTCAGAGGATTTAATGCTTACTCAGAACCATTCAGAAAGGAAAGCGAAGTATATGAAAAATAG